The Litchfieldia alkalitelluris genome has a window encoding:
- a CDS encoding family 43 glycosylhydrolase: METQKKQGVNPYLPSWEYIPDAEPYVFNDRVYIYGSHDRFNGHVFCLNDYVCWSAPADDLGDWRYEGVIYKKTDDPLNYAENMCLYAPDVTVGHDGKYYLYYVLDKVSVVSVAVCDTPAGKYEFYGYVHYADGTRLGEREGDQPQFDPGLLTEGDKTYLYTGFCAAGDKSRKGAMATVLGPDMLTIVEEPVFIAPSEPYSAGSGFEGHEFFEAPSMRKMGDTYYLLYSSIVMHELCYATSKNPTKGFEYKGVIVSNNDLHIDSYKPADKPMFYGGNNHGSIIEMNGKWYIFYHRHTNGSSFSRQGCIEPIKILKDGTIPQVEMTSCGPNGGPLIGRGEYPAYLACNLFCRDEAKYSGGLWMDSQFPKITQDGKDGDEEIGYIANMQDSATAGFKYFDCQDIKKIKIKVRGYCKGVFEVKTSWDGAALAEIPVDFTNVWTEYSSDIVIPDDIQPLYFTYKGNGSAGLASFILE; encoded by the coding sequence GTGGAAACACAGAAAAAACAAGGCGTGAATCCTTACCTCCCTTCATGGGAGTATATTCCTGATGCGGAACCTTATGTGTTTAATGACAGAGTGTATATTTATGGCTCCCATGACCGCTTTAATGGGCATGTATTTTGCTTGAATGATTATGTATGTTGGTCAGCCCCGGCGGATGATTTGGGGGATTGGCGGTATGAGGGTGTTATTTATAAAAAAACAGATGATCCTCTGAATTATGCTGAAAATATGTGTTTATATGCTCCAGATGTCACGGTTGGACATGATGGAAAATATTATTTGTACTATGTTCTAGATAAAGTATCCGTTGTATCAGTAGCTGTTTGCGATACTCCAGCAGGAAAATATGAATTCTATGGATATGTACATTATGCAGATGGAACACGTCTTGGGGAAAGAGAAGGAGATCAACCACAGTTTGATCCTGGCTTACTGACCGAAGGAGATAAAACGTATCTGTATACTGGTTTTTGTGCAGCGGGTGATAAATCCAGAAAGGGAGCTATGGCAACGGTTCTCGGTCCGGATATGCTTACCATTGTAGAAGAACCGGTATTTATCGCACCAAGTGAGCCTTATAGTGCAGGTAGTGGTTTTGAGGGGCATGAGTTTTTTGAAGCGCCTTCGATGAGAAAGATGGGAGATACCTATTATTTGCTATATTCCTCGATCGTGATGCATGAACTGTGTTATGCCACCAGCAAAAATCCAACAAAAGGTTTTGAATACAAGGGCGTAATTGTAAGCAATAATGATCTCCATATTGATTCTTACAAACCGGCGGATAAACCAATGTTTTATGGTGGCAATAATCATGGCAGTATTATTGAAATGAATGGCAAATGGTATATTTTTTATCATCGACATACAAATGGATCAAGCTTCAGTCGTCAGGGATGTATTGAGCCTATTAAAATTCTAAAAGATGGAACTATTCCTCAAGTAGAGATGACGTCCTGTGGACCAAATGGCGGACCACTTATCGGACGTGGAGAGTATCCAGCATATCTTGCGTGCAATCTGTTCTGTCGAGATGAGGCAAAGTATTCAGGTGGTTTATGGATGGACAGCCAATTCCCGAAGATCACCCAGGATGGAAAAGATGGGGATGAGGAAATAGGATATATTGCTAATATGCAGGATTCTGCTACTGCGGGATTTAAATATTTTGATTGTCAGGATATAAAGAAAATCAAAATTAAGGTGCGGGGATATTGTAAAGGTGTATTTGAGGTGAAAACTTCATGGGATGGTGCAGCGCTTGCTGAGATACCTGTTGATTTTACGAATGTATGGACGGAATACTCTTCTGACATCGTCATTCCGGATGATATTCAACCATTGTATTTTACCTATAAAGGAAATGGGAGTGCCGGTTTAGCTTCTTTTATACTGGAATAA
- the arfA gene encoding arabinosylfuranosidase ArfA: MVIDKDFVISKIDKRIYGSFIEHLGRAVYGGIYEPNHSSADEQGFRQDVLELVKELQVPIVRYPGGNMVSAYYWEDGIGPKEDRPRRLELAWRVIETNQVGTNEFVDWAKKANAEVMMAVNLGTRGIDAARNLVEYANHPGGTAWSDLRKQHGYKEPHKIKTWCLGNEMDGPWQIGQKTAIEYGRLAAETAKVMRLVDPTIELVTCGSSGSGMPTFPEWEATTLDHTYDYSDYISLHQYYGNRDNDTANFLANTLDMENFIKTVISTCDYIKAKKRSKKTINLSFDEWNVWFHSNDQDKKIEPWSIAPPQLEDVYTFEDALLVGSMLNTMIRHSDRVKIAAMAQLVNVIAPIMTENGGGVWKQTIFYPFYYTSVYGRGLALNPVVKSPKYDSSDFTDVPYLDSAVVYNEEKDEVVIFATNRHMENTLQVDIDARSFEGYEVEEHVVLQNDDPKATNTLGKEQVKPHNKGESYMENGKVVGILPKLSWNMIRLTKTTNN; encoded by the coding sequence ATGGTGATTGATAAAGATTTCGTCATTTCTAAAATTGATAAGCGTATCTATGGTTCGTTTATTGAACATCTTGGAAGGGCTGTTTATGGTGGTATTTATGAACCAAATCATTCAAGTGCGGATGAACAAGGATTTAGACAAGACGTCCTTGAACTAGTAAAAGAGTTACAAGTACCTATTGTTAGATACCCTGGCGGAAACATGGTGTCTGCTTATTACTGGGAAGACGGTATTGGACCAAAAGAGGACCGTCCACGTAGACTGGAGTTGGCATGGCGCGTGATTGAAACAAACCAGGTTGGTACAAATGAATTTGTGGATTGGGCTAAGAAAGCAAATGCGGAAGTTATGATGGCAGTTAACCTTGGAACAAGGGGAATCGATGCTGCTAGGAATCTAGTAGAATATGCGAATCATCCTGGCGGGACAGCTTGGAGTGATTTAAGAAAACAACACGGTTATAAGGAACCTCATAAAATAAAAACGTGGTGTCTTGGAAATGAAATGGATGGGCCATGGCAAATAGGGCAGAAGACTGCTATTGAATATGGTCGTCTGGCAGCAGAAACAGCAAAAGTCATGCGTTTAGTTGACCCAACAATCGAACTGGTAACCTGTGGGAGTTCGGGTTCAGGAATGCCTACATTCCCAGAATGGGAGGCCACTACGCTAGATCATACATATGACTATTCCGACTATATATCACTGCATCAATATTATGGAAATCGAGATAATGATACAGCAAATTTCCTAGCCAATACTTTGGACATGGAAAACTTTATTAAAACGGTTATATCGACATGTGATTATATAAAAGCTAAAAAGCGAAGTAAGAAAACAATTAATTTAAGTTTTGATGAATGGAATGTATGGTTTCATTCTAATGATCAAGATAAAAAAATCGAACCATGGTCGATTGCACCGCCTCAATTAGAAGATGTTTATACATTTGAGGATGCTCTTCTTGTTGGGAGTATGCTAAACACAATGATCCGTCATTCTGACCGTGTGAAAATTGCTGCAATGGCACAATTAGTCAATGTGATTGCACCAATTATGACAGAAAATGGTGGAGGAGTATGGAAGCAAACGATTTTCTATCCTTTTTATTACACATCTGTTTATGGTAGAGGATTGGCACTTAACCCAGTAGTCAAGTCACCTAAATATGATAGTAGTGACTTTACAGATGTTCCTTATTTGGATTCAGCGGTTGTATATAATGAGGAAAAAGATGAGGTTGTTATTTTTGCCACAAACCGTCATATGGAAAATACGTTACAAGTGGATATTGATGCTCGTTCATTTGAGGGTTATGAAGTGGAAGAACACGTGGTATTGCAAAATGATGACCCAAAGGCAACGAATACACTAGGTAAGGAACAAGTAAAACCACATAATAAGGGCGAATCTTATATGGAAAATGGGAAGGTAGTCGGTATTTTACCAAAATTATCGTGGAATATGATTCGACTAACTAAAACGACTAACAACTAA
- a CDS encoding ABC transporter substrate-binding protein translates to MIKRKLSALLLIFLLFLVFAACSNDDKTSTNENKDVQNDTNSEEQNGEVDRTPVTYTYFNAAVPGKDIESNTTRIGKILEDKTGVNFKLEHIVGDLNTKIGVMVASDDYPDVVIPDAAIDTMLEAGAFIPLNDLLEEHGPDILAAYGPYLDRFTMDDGNIYYLPFGADVNEFIPNPNIDQGAFWIQRGILKEYGFPEIKTLDEYFEIIERYASENPQIEGMNVIPFSGLTYDWRFFAFSNIPNHLAGYPNDGGVMVDMDTHEASVFADSEHAKRWLKTVNDLNAKGLLDKELFVANYDEYISKLSSGRVLGFFDYGWQFADAITALRDAGNPDREFMALPIVFDENIKDQYLDPPAFVGNRGAGITVDAENPERIIQYWNELVKEDMQKLVFWGFEDEHYSVDENGRFYRTQEQIELAQNEVEREKVGMKTFEWNWPRINGSFSDGNAVEPRRQPEVALATYTEADKEYLDAYGIKTFSELFSAPDDRPWYPAWSANMEQGSDSQIFQERADQIIRLHYAKIALAKPADFEKEWNDFVKAYRALDVDSYEQFYTDVVQARVRGEW, encoded by the coding sequence GTGATCAAGAGAAAATTATCGGCATTATTATTAATATTTTTGTTGTTTTTAGTCTTCGCCGCTTGTTCAAATGATGATAAAACTTCTACAAATGAAAATAAAGATGTACAAAATGATACGAATTCAGAAGAACAGAATGGTGAGGTTGATAGAACACCAGTCACGTATACTTACTTTAACGCCGCAGTCCCAGGGAAAGATATCGAAAGCAATACGACCAGAATTGGTAAAATTCTTGAGGACAAAACAGGTGTTAACTTTAAGCTTGAGCATATTGTTGGTGACTTGAATACAAAAATTGGGGTTATGGTTGCGAGTGATGACTACCCTGACGTTGTTATACCAGATGCTGCAATCGATACAATGTTAGAAGCTGGAGCATTTATCCCATTAAATGATCTTCTTGAAGAACATGGTCCTGATATTCTTGCTGCTTATGGACCATATCTTGACCGATTTACAATGGATGATGGAAATATTTATTACTTACCATTCGGTGCAGATGTAAATGAGTTTATTCCTAATCCTAACATTGACCAAGGTGCGTTTTGGATTCAACGGGGGATACTTAAAGAATACGGCTTTCCAGAAATTAAGACATTGGATGAGTACTTTGAAATTATCGAACGCTATGCTTCTGAAAACCCGCAGATTGAAGGTATGAACGTCATCCCATTTAGTGGATTGACTTATGACTGGAGATTCTTTGCATTTTCCAATATTCCAAACCACTTAGCAGGATACCCTAATGACGGTGGGGTAATGGTTGATATGGACACACACGAAGCTAGTGTTTTCGCTGATTCTGAACATGCAAAGCGTTGGTTAAAAACTGTAAATGATCTTAACGCAAAGGGATTGCTTGATAAAGAATTATTTGTTGCAAATTATGATGAATATATTTCAAAGCTATCTTCTGGTCGTGTACTAGGATTCTTTGACTATGGTTGGCAGTTTGCAGATGCTATTACTGCATTAAGAGACGCAGGGAATCCTGATCGTGAGTTTATGGCTTTACCAATTGTGTTTGATGAGAATATTAAAGATCAATACCTAGATCCTCCAGCATTTGTAGGGAACCGTGGAGCTGGTATTACAGTAGATGCTGAAAATCCAGAACGTATTATTCAATACTGGAATGAATTAGTTAAAGAAGACATGCAAAAGCTTGTTTTTTGGGGCTTTGAAGATGAACATTACAGTGTAGATGAAAATGGACGTTTCTACCGTACGCAAGAACAAATCGAACTTGCTCAAAATGAGGTAGAAAGAGAAAAAGTAGGAATGAAGACATTTGAGTGGAACTGGCCTCGAATTAATGGTTCTTTCTCTGATGGAAATGCAGTTGAACCGCGAAGACAACCTGAGGTTGCTTTAGCGACATATACTGAGGCGGACAAAGAGTACCTTGACGCTTATGGTATCAAAACATTCTCTGAGTTATTTTCTGCTCCAGATGATCGTCCTTGGTATCCTGCATGGAGTGCCAATATGGAACAAGGCTCTGACTCACAGATCTTCCAAGAACGTGCTGATCAAATCATAAGACTGCACTATGCAAAAATTGCTTTAGCTAAACCAGCTGATTTTGAAAAAGAATGGAATGACTTTGTTAAAGCTTATAGAGCTTTAGATGTAGATAGCTACGAGCAGTTCTACACAGATGTTGTTCAAGCTCGTGTTCGAGGAGAATGGTAA
- a CDS encoding AraC family transcriptional regulator, whose amino-acid sequence MTKIFYVEYDAAHTNNFEFDIPKGHDCWLLVVTQTPALFLVNGEIKEYPAHSAILYQPHQKIYYRACADQYVNNWVRFETNEPYVTETILPRGIPFALGDPDYCHKLFQLLVAENSFDQTYGESSTGYLLKILFNKLLESYFQTEISPQYYTLINLRTEIYNNPSKDWSVPKMSESIHLSPGYLQTLYKNTFGISCMDDVIFSRIRLAKEYLMLSTYTITEIAFRCGYNNVEHFCRQFKQKTGSTPLRFRNNGASSGVEPLNSSEKNKLDSNAQSITLELS is encoded by the coding sequence ATGACAAAGATTTTCTATGTAGAATATGATGCTGCACATACAAATAATTTTGAATTTGATATCCCTAAAGGTCATGACTGTTGGCTTCTTGTTGTCACTCAAACTCCTGCTCTATTCTTGGTGAATGGTGAAATCAAAGAATATCCTGCGCACAGCGCGATCTTATATCAACCACATCAGAAAATATACTATAGGGCTTGTGCTGATCAATATGTAAATAACTGGGTACGTTTTGAAACCAATGAACCTTATGTTACCGAAACCATTCTTCCTCGTGGAATCCCGTTTGCGTTGGGTGATCCGGATTATTGCCACAAGCTATTTCAGCTACTTGTTGCAGAGAACTCTTTTGATCAAACCTATGGAGAATCATCAACGGGTTATTTATTGAAAATTCTGTTTAATAAACTCTTGGAATCTTACTTCCAAACAGAGATTTCCCCACAATACTATACGCTTATAAATCTTCGAACAGAAATTTACAATAACCCTAGTAAAGACTGGAGTGTTCCAAAAATGTCGGAATCTATTCACCTTAGTCCTGGCTATCTACAGACACTCTATAAAAACACATTTGGTATTTCCTGTATGGACGACGTCATCTTCAGCCGAATTCGTCTTGCCAAAGAATATTTAATGCTCAGTACCTATACCATTACTGAAATAGCCTTTCGCTGTGGATACAATAATGTAGAACATTTTTGCCGGCAATTCAAACAAAAGACTGGAAGTACTCCATTAAGATTTCGCAACAATGGTGCCAGTTCAGGAGTTGAACCGCTAAATTCCAGTGAAAAAAATAAGTTGGATTCAAATGCCCAATCTATTACCCTTGAATTGTCCTAG
- a CDS encoding L-cystine transporter: MNTLFILLNIIIMLALIGLLFYMQKKHVSFSKRVFTGLGLGILLGTFLQLAYEPGSVVVTTTTDWFNIVGRGYVSLLMMIVIPLIMVSIIQSIINLEKSSDLGKMSAWIIGILVATAMVAAVVGIGAASIFNLDASQIEAGQAESDRGLALEERLGTVQDLTIPQQILSFIPSNPFLDMTGARATSTIAVVIFSIIVGIAVLGVRRKQPKQAKVFVDWMNAIYAIVMRIVTLILRLTPYGILGLMANTVANTNVAGILELGKFVGASYIALLAMFIIHLIVVGLFGLNPFTFLRKVLPVLGFAFTSRSSAGTIPLNIQAQKNSLGVDQGIANMSASFGATIGQNGCAGIYPAMLAVMIAPSQGIDPLSPGFIVQLILIVGVASFGIAGVGGGATFAALIVLSSMNLPVALAGLLISVEPLIDMGRTALNVNGAMVSGTLTSRIMNKLNIKTFNNPDAIERETGL; this comes from the coding sequence GTGAATACTTTATTTATTTTACTTAATATTATCATCATGCTTGCACTTATTGGTCTTTTATTTTATATGCAAAAGAAGCACGTTTCTTTTAGTAAGCGTGTATTTACCGGATTAGGTCTTGGTATATTACTAGGAACATTTTTGCAGTTAGCTTATGAACCAGGCTCAGTGGTTGTTACCACAACGACCGACTGGTTTAACATTGTTGGAAGAGGCTATGTAAGCTTATTAATGATGATTGTAATACCACTTATTATGGTGTCGATCATTCAGTCAATTATTAATTTGGAAAAGTCTTCTGATTTAGGAAAAATGTCCGCATGGATCATCGGTATTCTGGTAGCAACCGCAATGGTAGCAGCTGTCGTTGGTATAGGGGCCGCTTCAATCTTTAATTTAGACGCTAGTCAAATTGAAGCTGGTCAAGCGGAGAGTGATCGAGGGTTGGCCTTAGAAGAAAGATTAGGCACTGTTCAAGATTTAACTATACCACAACAAATCTTAAGCTTTATCCCGTCTAATCCATTTTTAGATATGACAGGCGCTCGTGCTACATCCACAATTGCAGTCGTTATCTTTTCAATCATTGTTGGTATTGCTGTTCTTGGAGTTCGTAGAAAACAACCTAAACAAGCAAAGGTTTTTGTTGATTGGATGAATGCTATATATGCGATTGTCATGCGGATCGTAACACTTATTCTTCGTTTAACACCATATGGTATCTTGGGATTAATGGCAAACACAGTAGCCAATACGAATGTGGCAGGAATACTAGAGTTAGGTAAATTTGTAGGAGCTTCCTATATTGCGTTACTAGCGATGTTTATCATTCACTTAATTGTAGTTGGTCTGTTTGGACTGAACCCGTTCACATTCCTTCGTAAGGTTTTACCGGTGCTAGGGTTTGCCTTTACATCACGTTCAAGTGCAGGTACGATTCCGCTTAATATTCAAGCGCAGAAAAATAGCTTAGGAGTCGATCAAGGTATTGCCAATATGTCTGCTTCGTTTGGTGCAACCATTGGACAGAATGGGTGTGCGGGAATTTATCCAGCGATGTTAGCAGTGATGATCGCACCATCACAGGGAATTGACCCACTATCACCCGGATTTATCGTTCAATTGATTCTTATTGTTGGAGTAGCATCGTTTGGTATCGCCGGTGTTGGTGGAGGTGCTACATTTGCAGCATTAATCGTACTTTCCTCTATGAATCTACCAGTAGCTTTAGCAGGTCTACTTATCTCTGTAGAGCCACTAATTGACATGGGACGTACAGCATTAAATGTAAATGGAGCGATGGTCTCAGGCACATTAACATCTAGAATTATGAACAAGCTCAATATCAAAACATTCAACAATCCTGATGCGATTGAAAGAGAAACTGGTCTTTAA
- a CDS encoding MORN repeat-containing protein, with product MLTVLKKLINTASSLIAETSSKKRVYYRNGKLEYEGEMYDNQFHGYGKYYREDGTLQYECEFKSGKKHGYGKLFGQNGALIYEGEFKVDEMNGFGKQFHKGYVMYEGDFRNGKWHGQGKFFGDKGNLVYEGGFKDGDFFGKGKLLGKDIEGEVLTEVTEKVLRK from the coding sequence ATGCTGACAGTTCTAAAAAAATTAATTAATACTGCAAGTAGTTTGATCGCAGAAACTAGTAGTAAGAAGAGAGTGTACTACCGAAATGGGAAATTAGAGTATGAAGGGGAAATGTATGATAACCAGTTCCATGGATATGGAAAATATTATCGTGAAGATGGAACTCTTCAGTACGAATGTGAGTTCAAAAGTGGTAAAAAGCATGGTTACGGGAAATTGTTTGGTCAAAACGGGGCATTAATCTATGAAGGCGAATTTAAAGTGGATGAGATGAATGGTTTTGGGAAGCAATTTCATAAGGGGTATGTCATGTATGAAGGTGATTTTCGAAATGGAAAATGGCATGGACAGGGGAAATTCTTTGGGGATAAAGGTAATTTAGTCTATGAAGGGGGATTTAAAGACGGTGATTTCTTTGGAAAGGGAAAACTTCTCGGGAAGGATATTGAAGGAGAGGTATTAACTGAAGTTACTGAAAAAGTCTTACGTAAATGA
- a CDS encoding phosphotransferase, giving the protein MNDLISEIEAAVGGNTTTDSEIVYAGGEQNIGCIVTKTTNKDYLTKVSIGYNRECFFYTRIYPILLKQFNDEAIFLSPFIKLIRLKESNIHAVVMRKITGTNINILETMQKIITLNQRCSSITYRDLTDQYPFDELHQAFVLFHPTNAKDPITALHSFSGIHKQENNESLFRQVKKHFRKRHYRESVAIFDRLEQFILTNKMYEKVDPNINYTLQHGDLFEHNLIQHKDDVFYIDWGCARFGPKGLDMAGFLGRLKMPFEFIFKHYIHHQHGNHLSHIDKILFLYMLMITWLIVYEKDELDNIAATDLQYAIDQLEQTWKDLDKDNVHPNC; this is encoded by the coding sequence ATGAATGATCTTATTAGTGAAATAGAAGCAGCAGTTGGGGGTAATACCACCACCGACTCTGAAATTGTGTATGCTGGCGGCGAACAAAACATTGGTTGTATTGTTACCAAAACAACAAACAAAGATTACCTAACAAAAGTATCAATCGGCTACAATCGCGAATGCTTTTTTTATACCCGTATATATCCAATATTGCTAAAGCAGTTTAACGACGAAGCAATCTTCCTTTCTCCTTTTATCAAGCTAATTCGGTTGAAGGAATCCAATATCCATGCAGTCGTCATGCGAAAAATAACTGGGACTAACATAAATATTCTAGAAACCATGCAGAAAATCATTACGTTAAACCAACGGTGCTCTTCTATTACATATAGGGACCTAACAGATCAATACCCGTTTGATGAGCTACATCAAGCATTTGTTTTGTTTCATCCTACCAATGCGAAGGATCCCATTACTGCCTTGCATTCATTTTCGGGTATACATAAACAAGAAAACAATGAAAGCTTGTTTAGACAAGTAAAGAAGCACTTTAGAAAAAGACATTATCGAGAATCAGTTGCGATTTTTGACCGCTTAGAACAGTTCATTCTGACAAATAAGATGTATGAGAAAGTAGATCCAAACATCAACTACACACTTCAGCATGGTGATCTTTTTGAGCATAATCTGATTCAACACAAGGATGACGTATTTTACATTGATTGGGGATGTGCTCGATTTGGACCTAAAGGCTTAGATATGGCAGGTTTTCTCGGACGGTTGAAAATGCCATTTGAATTCATTTTTAAACACTACATACATCATCAACACGGTAATCACCTTTCACACATTGATAAGATCCTTTTTCTTTACATGCTAATGATTACATGGCTAATTGTATACGAGAAAGACGAGCTCGATAACATCGCAGCAACTGATTTGCAGTACGCCATTGACCAGCTAGAGCAAACATGGAAGGACTTGGACAAGGATAATGTGCACCCCAATTGTTAG
- a CDS encoding DUF7225 domain-containing protein, with amino-acid sequence MRYVGENYSYTGLIFHIAKGSKYESVEGEWDNGNFFSIQRIKLVDKVK; translated from the coding sequence ATACGATATGTAGGTGAAAATTACTCTTATACAGGACTAATTTTTCACATAGCCAAAGGATCAAAATATGAATCTGTTGAAGGCGAGTGGGATAATGGTAACTTCTTCTCTATCCAAAGGATCAAACTAGTAGACAAAGTAAAATAG
- a CDS encoding DUF7225 domain-containing protein — translation MWDADCNVSYKGDTLLSIEKKIFIKKFNKNLSIIIMSDYCYNSYNNWIPFTEHHLYKSIEVHTICR, via the coding sequence ATCTGGGATGCTGATTGTAACGTTAGCTATAAGGGTGATACTTTATTATCCATAGAAAAAAAGATATTTATAAAAAAGTTTAATAAAAATCTAAGTATTATTATTATGTCTGACTATTGTTATAACAGCTACAACAACTGGATACCTTTTACTGAACATCATTTATATAAATCAATAGAAGTACATACGATATGTAGGTGA